ACACTGATTTCTAATTGTCAGAATATTAGAAATTTCCAACAAGAATTATCCAAGGTGTAAGAGTGACCTGTCAGGGCCATGGTGGAGATGCTATCTGCTGGCAGGGCACCTGAACACccgccagcagcagcggcacatgtggatgatgatgaagatgatgCTGATGACGGCGTAGCTCATGCCGATGACCTTGATGGCATAGATAGTCTCGGGATCGTCGAGGGTCCGCCTGCGCCAGCGCTGGTGCATCACGCTGAGACGGAAGCCGGCCACCATCTTCCCCTCCCGCCAGCAGAAGTAGGTGCCTCCATCACTGACCCGGAGCTGCTGGATGTGCAGGTGGTTTCCGTGGTCGATGAAGACCCGCATACTCCTGTTGACACCTACGAGGTAGCGGGAGCGGTAGAGCCGGACAGAGTTCTTGTCCCAGGCCACGGCATGCTCGGGCCGGGCTCCTGGGCACGCGATGATCAGGTCAGTTCCAACGGGCTGCTGGTGAAACTGCGTGGGGACGTGGGGCAGCCAGGGCTTCTTGCCCAGCTTGAAAATAACATTGGAGATGGCCTGCACGCCTTCCTTGGGGACCTCCTCCTTTGGGCAAGGGGTCAGGCAGCTTCGGATGGCCACCTCGGGTCTCCGGAGGCGGCCGGGGCGCTGGAAATGCACGGGGACAGCCCTTGAGCCACAGGACGTGATGTTGGGCACGGCGGCACGATAGCGAGGGTGCAGTTGGGCACTCTGCATGTAGCAGAGCCCAATCCGTCGCTGCTCACCTCTCACCCCACAG
The sequence above is a segment of the Pelecanus crispus isolate bPelCri1 chromosome 18, bPelCri1.pri, whole genome shotgun sequence genome. Coding sequences within it:
- the FAM187A gene encoding Ig-like V-type domain-containing protein FAM187A; translation: MVTRLLGAAILLCLVDVLHAFATEEKGDVFQRMACPAFLMFDNAAYLADMTFELPCNCKPEEVSSVVWYFQKNMGSHETTVLTDFAGTVVVDSSHIHAGSDVLKRFSIRMFSLIVFRAQVADSGHYLCGTKTGDFFYGYDVDVQPTKHIMVAFVDRGQHIQHDYTGKLFSLFTTFWDWTRCDRCGVRGEQRRIGLCYMQSAQLHPRYRAAVPNITSCGSRAVPVHFQRPGRLRRPEVAIRSCLTPCPKEEVPKEGVQAISNVIFKLGKKPWLPHVPTQFHQQPVGTDLIIACPGARPEHAVAWDKNSVRLYRSRYLVGVNRSMRVFIDHGNHLHIQQLRVSDGGTYFCWREGKMVAGFRLSVMHQRWRRRTLDDPETIYAIKVIGMSYAVISIIFIIIHMCRCCWRVFRCPASR